TTGTGTCACTTTACTTACAAGCTCGCTAACCTTCTGCGGACTTAGGGGATCGTTAAGCTCCTCATCTTGACGCGCGAACTGCGACAGGGGATCAGTGCCCTCCAGAGCCCGGCTCAGGGGATTACTGTCCACCACCTGCTAGAAAGGAATATGACAATAAGGAACAGCTAATGAATGGGCGTTGTACCATCTACCCACCGTCACCGATTGCTGCTTCAACGGGTGCTCTAGCGTGGCCTGGCCTGCCAGATGATTCTTCCGCACCTCGTAGCTTCGCGGCACACACACCCTGAAATAGGATGCATTATTTCCTAcagtatttgtttattttctggaAAAGGCTACCAATCCAAGTTCGCCATGGCGTcgtggttgttgttgtcggcatTGCAATCAGCTGTTTGCTGCCAAGCAAGGGCGTAGTTAAAACAGCTGCTTCGGGGGGTGCGATGTGTGCTGTACTCGGGAGGCGACTGTACTTTTGTGGGGTATCCCCTTTACgtaattttaagtaaaaagttttatttaatggGATTAAAATTACGAAATATGGAACTCGGTAGCCAGCAAGGATAAGATgaataaaatagaattaaataaaatcacgtatttatattatatctgcacaaatgtattattatatatagtataagaAAACTTCTAAGcagtatattttaaacatataaaagtaaaaacatttattttttatttaaattttttaaaaacaatttttttcaataaattatatcttctttttttcgcGCCGATATTTTATTTCACCCCATGCTGCGCCCATGGCACCAGCGTTTTCGAGGCGAATAGCATTTTATGGCTGCGATCCACGCGAATGACAAATCCAGCTGACAATCGAAGCGacgcgttttgttttttgagttaacaaaaatcttaaataagttttaataCCGGATTGCGGAAGCAAAAATGTCAAAGTCCGCTCTTAAACACCTGAAAAGTACATGCCGCGTGTGTGGAAAGTATGCGAGCAACAAGCGCTCGCCGAAGATCTTCGAGCGGACCAATACAAAGACGATCGACTGCATCGAGGCGATCACAGGCCTCCGGGTAATTTGACGGCTTTGAATTTTGAGGGTTCGTAGGCACTAGCATCAAATCTTTGGTATTTTTCCAGTTGGAGAACTACGGTTGCCTGCCGGATCAGATTTGCGAGTGCTGCAGCATGGAACTGGCCTCCGCCATCAAGCTGAGGGAGCGATGCATTGCCGCTCAACGGGAGCTTCTTATGGGGCTGACCGAGGAGCAGCGTCAAGGCATATCACCCTTTTACCGCGCTGCCGTCATGGGCGAAGCTCTTGAGGATACGATCAAGAAGTCCCAGCCGCCCGACGATGACGAGTTGATGCAAACCTATCAGGAAATCGTGGTGGAGGAGCCCAAACAGGAAATCGAGGATACGAAGATCGTGTACGACGACAACGTCTTTTACGAGGTGGCGCAGGGCACCGGCGAGGATGATGAGAACTCTCTGATCGAGGAGGCCGAATACGACTCCATCATAGCCGAAGACGAAGATCATCAGGTGGAGGTAGACGACGAGGCTGCCGAGCTGATTGTCGGAGATGGAGATGCCGCCGAATCCTACGTTTACGACTCGGACGACGAGGTGGCCGTGCTGGACAACGTGTTGGATGATGAGTACGAGCACGAGAACATTGTGGTGAAGAAGTGCAGCCTGCCGCCAAAGCCAAAGGTTCGTGGGGACGATCCGCGTCGCCGTGGTACTGGAGGAGTGTATATCTGCGAGCAGTGCGGCAACCACATTAAGGGACGCATGGCCTTCGAGCTCCATTGCCGGCGCCATCGCGGCGACAAGCAATTCGGTTGCGAGTAAGTGGCTCTTCATCTCCTCAAGTAGTGTTTCTTAAAACCGTTTTCTCCACAGGCTTTGCCAGTCGCGCTTCTGCACCACCTCGGAGCTGAAGCGCCACATGCGCAAGCACACCGGCGAGCGTCCGTTCGCCTGCCAGTATTGCGGTCGCTGCTTCACCGACTACACCACCCGGGTCAAGCATGAGCGTACCCACACCAACGAGCGCCCCTACGTATGCGGCACCTGTGGCAAGGCCTTCACCACCGGCTACATCCTCAAGAATCACATGCTGATACATTCCGGCGAGCGTGCTTACAGGTGAGTGTGGCTAAACCACCTTGAATCGCAAACAATCTAAATGTTTATACCCAATCCCGTTGCAGATGCGAGCTGTGCGACAAGTCATTCATGCTTCCCACTCACTTGAGCACCCACTTCCGGTCCGGCGTCCATAAGCGGCACATGGAGAAGGCCGAGATGAAACAGGTACTGGAGCAGGATCAGAAGCGCGAActcaaggaggaggaggaggacagcCTGCACATCTAGGcggaggagctggagaaggTAGCAATATTAAGTAACACAAGAACGACGATGGCGCACAGCCACAGAGCATTTCTGCTAAACATTATTGTACACATTTATTATAATAGAATTTAATCTTGAATAAATCCAAGCTTCAAGTCCCCCAGCCAAGTGTTGTGCAACAATTTTATGCGTTGCTGCGCTTCGGGGCGAATGTCAAGTGCCCAGCAGCTGGTCCTAGCGTCCTTTTCTCGCCGTATTTATCAACAATTCGGggaaaatttgaaattgaaagtAGATTTACAATGCAGCCGAAACTGTGTCGGGCTTGTGGGAAGTCCACAAATGtggaaaaatcaataaatatgttCGAGGAACATAATCAATCTATATTGGAACACCTCACCTTGCTGACAGGGGTTTCGGTGAGTGAATGGATTACCGGTTCTACCCCTATTTATAAACAtcatttccacacacacaaagttcGAAAACTGTACAGTTCTACCGAATCTACTGTGCGTTTGCTGTCAAATAAGAACCAGCCAGGCCATATCATTCCGGGAGCGCTGCTTGGAGGTCCAGCGGGAACTGCTCGAGTCGCTGAACGACGAGGACCTGCTCAAGATACCCGATGACTACAGGAGAATATTCGAGCCGGAGGACCATTCGCTACAGTCTCAGATTAGTCTGCTAATCGAGGAAGTGGAGGATGGAGATGGCTCAGAGTGTGAAGCCGATTTAAAGGAATTTCCCAGTGAACTGGAGCTTCCAATAAAATCTGAAAGCAGGGAGGATGAGGAAAACAATGATATTAACAATGAGAAATATAGTGATATGTCTGAGAGCgataaagaaaaagaagaggaACTGGTACCAACCCCAATGTCAGCAAATACCAGGGGCAGACGAAGGAAGCCTTTGCAAACCAACGGAATATTTGTTTGCGAGGAGTGTGGGAAGCACATAAAGGGAGAGAAATCATTTACACTTCACTGCAATCGTCATCGCGGCGTCAAAAATTATGCCTGCGAGTGAGTATCGGTTCAGGCTCCGAGTTGAGCTTTtcaaaatattgtatttatatctGTAAAATCCTTAAAGACTCTGCAAGGACAGCTTCTTAACGACGTCGGAGCTCAGGCGTCACATACGGAAACACACCGGGGAGAAGCCCTTTGGCTGTCGCCACTGTTTCCGCTGCTTCTCAGACTTCAGCTCGCGACTGAAGCACGAGCGAACCCACACGAATACCCGGCCCTTTGTCTGCAAGGAGTGTGGCCACGCCTTTTACACCGCCTACGTACTCAAAAACCACATGCTCATACACACAGGCGAGCGTGCTTTTAGGTGTGTAGCCCCAACTTGATCCCTAGAGCATGAGTTTCAGTTTCACATTATCACTTTCAGGTGCGATTCTTGCAATAAATCCTTCAGTCGCGACATACACCTCACCACTCATTACCGCTCAAAAGCCCACAAACTCAAGGCAAGGGAAGAGAACAAGCTGCTTTCGGCAGAGGAatcgaaataataatatttataaggaGAGCTCAGTGAGCAGCAGTATTACGAATAATTTCAACAAGGCCATCAATTAGCGTTTAAGCATTTCTTTTGTACTCATCTTCGAGCAAAGACAATAcctctaaattatatttggCTTTTTTCTTATGGTTTTAGATTGGTTCCTCTGGGCTCTAATTTGTACTATACACCAATGGGGTTGTCGCTAAAGCTGCCAGATCCAAAGTtgcatcctgctgctcctgatccACGGGTAAAGGCACTTCTATTGTAAAGGCAATAGCCTCCGGCTCTATATCCGCTTCTCCAGACACCGATTTACCCTGCTCCGACTGAGAGGGTTCAATCTTTGACTTCTCCACGTTGTGCTTGTGCGCATTGGAGCGGTAGTGGGTCTTCAAGTGGGTTGGACGAGCAAACGAACGCTGACACAGCTCGcacctgaaaaaaaaaccgacTTTGTAGAGTTAATCGGAGTACAAGCATTAGCCACACACCTGAAGAGACGTTCGCCCGTGTGGATGAGCATGTGGTTCTTGAGGATATAAGAATTCGTGAAGGCCTTGCCGCATGTGGCACAGACAAACGGCCGCTCGTTGGTGTGGGTTCGCTCGTGCCGCAGCCGTCCGCTGTAATTGACATAGGTGCGGTCACAGTAGCGGCAGGGGAATTTCCGGTCACCGGTGTGCATCACCTGGTGGCCTTTCAGCTCGCCGGAGGAGAGGAAGCGGGCGGGACAGAGTCTGCAACAGGTACAACATAATAACTTTCGACTTCtttagtaaaatattaaacttacTCGCACTGAAAGGGCCTAATTCCGCTGTGCTTGCGCAGGTGACGATCGAAGGAGGACTTGCCGGTGATGTTGTTGCCGCACTGATCGCAAAAGAAGACCGTTAGCGGGACTTTTGGCCGCTTTTCGCTCTTCTCAGACTTCTTGGGCGGACCACGGCGACGGGCTCTTTTCACCCTGGCTGGCGAGGAGGGTTCTTCTTCATCTTCTTCCTCTTCCGAGGAAATCATCTCCTTGATGGCCTGCTCCATGTCAGCCTCGTTGCAGGAATCCAGATGATCGACACCATCATCATTGTTGTCTTCCTCCTCGTCGCCATTGCTAAGGCTCTCCAGCTTGATCATGACCTGCAGGGGACTAGCTGGAGTCTGGGGATCGGGGCACTCTTGGCGCCGCTTTTGGGAGCGGGCActacggcggcggcggtgccCACATGAGGCTGACTTCTCGAATATCTTCTGGCTGCTCAGGCAACGCTCACGAAAGGCAATGGCACTCTCGAGGTCCGATTGGCAGGACTGGCACATCCAGTCGGGCAAATCCGGCTCACATTGCAGCTAAAGACGAAAACAATCCATGTATGGAGGTGTATTTACCAATTAGGGTTTTCTTACTAAAACTCCGGTGAGTAAATTTATTTGCTGCAGCGCCTTTCGCGAGCTGCTAGTGAATAGCTTCAGGGAATTCGAGTTGTCCGTGCTGCTGGCGCACACGCGGCACACATTTTGAAGCATTTTTGCCAGGctgccttaaaaataaatacggTTAAATTCCcaattgtaaacaaagacAGCCACCCACGCATTCACCACGAAACGCCAGCAATAGCAGTCGTTAGTCAACACTGGCACTGCCACAACTTAACAGTTATTCAAATTTatgaattgaaatttattcaagattaaatattcaagATAATAAATGTTATTTGCATTTCGAGTTTCCCAAATCCaaaccattttaaaattatttttaataaaagttgTGCTTCTATAGTTTCTGTGAAATTATTCCATCTTTGCGCTTCTGATCCTCCCTTGCCTTTCTCTGGTGCAATCGCGACTGGAAGTGCGTCTGCATGTGGGTCTTCCTTTGGAAGGAGCGATCACAGAGATCGCACTGGAATCGCCTCTCTCCAGAGTGGATGAGCATGTGATTCTTTAGAATGTAGGCATTGGTGAAGGTCTGGCCGCACTCGGCACAGACGAAGGGTCGCTCGTTGGTGTGGATCCTCTCATGCTTTAGCCTGCCCATGTAGCTGACATACTTCCTCTCACAGAAGCGACAGgcaaacggctgctctttagTGTGGACGCGACGGTGGGCACGCAACTCGGCAGCGCTGAGAAACCGGGCAGCACACTCTCTGGAAAAAGGGGCACTATTATTATTAGCATGCAATTTACAATTATAATCTCCATTGAGAGATGGAGACGGAGACTCACTCGCAACCAAACGGGCGTTCGCCCGAGTGCTTTCTCATATGGCGCTCGAAAACAGGCTTAGAGGTTGCATGAGATCCGCACATTTCGCATATATAAACCTGATCTGCTGGCTTCGATTTGATCCTACTTCTGTGGCCTTTCCGCTGACTAGTTGCCGGTGGTGGGGCTTCTACGACAGTTGGATTTAGTGAAAACATCTGCTCTTCTTCCGCAGCCGAATCGCATATGAGATAATTATCCGTGCTATCCTCCTCGATTAATATTTGAAATGTTTTCTGGGGCACCCTGATGTCATCGTCGCTCTCCCCATAGGTACTGAGCTGGAGGCATTCAGGTTCCATCTCGATCTCATTATCCGAGTCAGGCCACGTGGAGCTCTCCTCATCGCTGGGTTTCCACCTTTTTTGGACCTTGATGCAGAGTTTACGGAAGGCCATAGCCGATCTGAGATCGGACTGGCAGCACAGGCACATGGATTCGGGAGCATTGGGCAGCACCTCcaactaatatttaaaatcgaaTATATGTCGGCGATTCTAAGCTCTTCTCTAAACCCACCTTAAGTCCTGTTATCAAGTCCAAATGCCTCAGCAGTTTTCTATTTTCCTCGGTGAAAAGGTTCTTGCTCTTGTCGCAGATTCTCTGTCTCCCGCACAACCGACAGCAAACTCCCAGCATCTTGTCAGCCTCGTTGAGCTCAACTAATTGAAATGCAAAGTGCATGGAAAATCTGTAAcccggaatcggaatcggaatcgagCAGCTGCTTCGACAGTCACACGAGATCGCGTATAGGCAAGGCGCCAAATCaagagatttttaaaaaggagttgtggatatttatttgaaaatcaaGGCAATAGGTTTATCCAGAAATTATCTGTTTATAAAAGGCACAACTTAGGGAATATACATAAATTCTTAGAGTTATAATTGCAAAGCGTACATTGAGATTtatccaaaataaaataacaaatattggGGTGAGATTTCAACGATCAGGACAAATTACAAGATTAAAATCTTACAACACAAGGTCAGTaaacatattatttgtatttctttaatatttgaGTTGATTTACTAAAACAACGAAAACGATAAAGAAACGAATCACAGATTCGTCagtttgttaaatttttgatGGCACTTAATGTTCATATTGCAAAAATTTCGAGAACAGATTAAATTATACGAACtctttttaaaactaattaaaataaatgttaatagGCACGGCGGTACTTTGATAGgtcgatttgttttttaaatctttggttagataaaaatatatttatggcttCGTTATTAGATTTTACGCCTGAATTTTTTTAGTTTCACTGGAAATATATTGTAAGAAAttggttttctgtttttttaacCTAACAACTGCAAGACAATTGTTGCAAATATGGCAAGTTTTGTTCACATtaataatcaattaattatggaatactgtttatgttttgttcaAAACCCTAAAAGGCCTGAGTTATTTGGTTTCAGCATTTTAGATAATGATTTCAAAGGTGCGCTGTATAAGATTCTCATTTGAGTGATGTCTTTGATCAAATATTGGTTACAATTTTAATCAGATTCAATGTTGACTTTGGTTTCTGCTGCAGCCTAATCCATTTTGTGATGGCACACTTACCGAAATGACTCTCTTCCGCCTCCAAGCTGACATCTAAAGAGACACTGAGCTGATATTAGCGTCTACACATAAGAGATCAATTTGAGCTTGTTCCAAATCTTCTTGGgtagaaaaattaaagttatcaGGAAAGTTATCACTGTTCATGAGGTCAGCCTCAAAGGTATCCTCTTCTGGCGGTTCCGCCTCTGCCATTTCGGCATTCCGTTTGTGAGTGTTCGATATGTAGTGAGTGACCAGGTGTTTCTTCAGGGTGAAGGATCGATCGCATATATCGCAGCTGGAATTGGATTATAACTTAGTAGTCAGATGTACCTTATCCGACGCCGTACTTACCGAAACATCCTATGGCCCGTGTGCGTCTGCATGTGGGCCCTCAGGACGCAGGGCCGGGTGAAGGCCTTACCGCATTGATCGCATACAAATGGCCGTTCGTTGGTGTGGATCCGTTCGTGCTTCTTCCGGCCAACCACGGAGAAGTAGCGACGGTCGCAGTAGCGGCAGGGAAACGGCGGCTCCTGGGTGTGGTGGCTGAGATTGTGGGCACGCAGCTCGTTTCCGGACAGAAAACGCTTCGGACATTCCCTGGTGAATTAGTTTTAAGGGGTTAGCTCTAGATGTGGAATATACCTGGGATTGCTATCATTTACTTGCACGGAAATGGTTTCTCGCCTTTGTGCGTATATTCGTGGCGCACTATAGATGCCTTGTTCTTCTTCACAATGCCGCAGGTGGCGCACTTATGGACTTGAAGCTTGGAAGGAATAGAGTACTCTGGATCCCTTTCGCCTTCCTCATTCTGTGGAATCTCCGCAAGCTGCTCGGTTTCAACGTCGTTAGCGCCACCTGTGGATTCCTCGACGACTGAACTTTCCGGAAGTTGTACGACAATGTCCACTGTGTGCAATGGTTCCACAGGACCTCGACGTCGGCCGGGCCTCTTCGGAGTAGTTGCTGTATCTTCCTCCTTTTCCTCTTGATCTGCCTTTAGGGCCTCTTCCGCCTTCAGGTTCTCCACCTCCGCTTTAAGgttctcctcctccgcctccgtcTCCTTTTTTAATGGCACCCATTTTTTCTGCTCCAGGATGCAATGCTTTCGAAAAAGTATGGCCGAATCGAGGTCCGTCTGACAGCAGAAGCACACCATGTCCGGAGCACCAGGAATTGGCTGCAACTGCTCACAAAAAGACGTGAACTTACGAGATCTATTTTTATTCCTGGTCAAAGCTCACTCGAATGCCGGTGATCACATAGAAGCGCCGCAGTATTTTCTGATTATCCACCTTGAAGAGGTCCAGGGCTTTGGGGCACAGAGTACTTTTACCGCAAACCCTACACACatttatcaacattttgtCTTCTTagtgaaaaacaaacaaattatgtACAAACAAAGTAAAGGTGGGATTAATGTCCATTCACAGCGATCGCACGTGTTGCCAGTGTTAGTAAACGGCAGAAACGATCAGTTAACGTAACGGATTTtcgaaatataatttattcggcttaaatatgaaattaattattttaattttcgaGCCTTTTAAGAATTCAATGAGTTTTTGGAGAGTTTTGTTAAGAATTCAATACGTTAATCCTGGAAATTTGTGGCCATTCACTTCGAATCCTAAGCAATCTTAGTGTTGAGAAACGACAGGTTCTAATTGTGTAACGGactttaaaattcaaataaaataacagcTTTTAAATCTCCTTATAAATAACTAATATTTTAGGCCATAGTAGCCCCAAATAATGTTTGAtctgtttgttttattttgcttgGAAGTTAGCTTAAGTTAGTAGATATGTTTAATACTATTTAAGGAATTTTCTGCAGGGAACTGAGAGCGGCTGGGTGAGGAAATTTTCCTATACGTCTGAGCAGTCGTTGTCTTCGTACGCCTTAATCTTACACTCTTTGATCTGCATCTTTTTGTGGAAGAGAATTGTGCTGTGCAGTGCATCCTCCCTTTCGCGAGCGATCTTAAGCTCGAGAAGATCCAGGCGCCGCTGCTCGACAAGGACGCGGTAGCGATGCAGCTCCTGCTGCCTCTGACGAAAGTTGGGCAAGTGGGGGCCCGTGCTGCCGCTGTTGGTGCTAGGACACTTCTTACACTCCGCTGCAGCGGGCGAGCTGCCCTTTTTACCCGTCGTTGAGCGGCGCTTGATCGGCGATGCCCCATCGCGTCGCATTGCCTCCGATAACGGGGAGATGGTGGGCGCCGAGATATGAACACTGACCAGTTCGCCTCGCACGCCCTGCTGCTGCGGAGGGTTGGAGTCCATGTCCAGCATTGCGCTGTTTTTGGGGACTTCCAGCTCGCCGGAGCAGCATGAATCGGAGTCATTGTCAACGCGAAGTCCCTGGGCAAACTTCGGCGCCTCGCCACGCACCACGCACGACTGCTGCGGCGGCAGACTGAAGGTCTCCAGCTTCAGGTCGGAGATTACTTTTCTGGACATTGAACAGCGGGAAGTGCTAGGTATTCGGTCAGATCCCAGATCCTTGCTCCGCTTGTACTTAAGTGACTCATAGGAGGGCCTATAGCGCAAACCTAGGCTGGGTTTCACGGACAGCCTATTGTCCatctcatcctcatcctcttcCGACTCAGCATCTCTATCCGTCTGCTTTGTAGGGCAAGTGGGCTCCTTTACCTCTTGCATAGAAGTGTCTGAGGATGGTTGGTTGCTCTTTAAAGCCGCTTCCTTGAATATCAACTTCTTGGCTGGCTGGGTAGACGATACATGTATGCTTTGCCCAGGGGAACGGCGATAGGTGACCACAGAGTCGTatatctcctcctcctcttcctcgcTGAGCTTCCACATGACACGACGGCTGCTGCTGGATATGGACTGGTCAAAGCGCTCGTCTGGAATATAAAGagaaattattattgatttgtttaaattagtggatatatgcatattGGAGGTCACCCGATTTCTGGTTTTTGTCCATGATGGCTGAACTAACTTTCCGTGCAGGCCTGCAGAAAGTTTCGCTGGAAATTTTGGGGACTACACAAATTTGGAAgatttctgtgtgtgtatgtgttccTGAAATATTTCTAACAATTTTGTTCGCCTCGCTCTAAAGATAATCGAAGTAATGCCCGAAGCCTACTAACTAAAGATTGAAAAATGAGCGCAACACTTGtaactttttaaattcttttccAAGACAAGACGGTGGGGCGAAAAAGATCAAGTTGAAAGCCCTCTCAGAACTCTCTCGTTGGCTACTAAAGTTGCTTCTGATTGTCTCCACCAGAAATGTAAAAAAGAGAGAAGAAAGAGCGAACTGAAACGTATCTCTTAGGCCGATCCTGTGAGCTCTGCTACTAACAAACAActgttaattttttagtttggatctttaatttgtattttcattGAGTGTATATAATTTGTCATAAAATCTTATAGGGTTTTCTcgcttttgtttattattaacttATCTCCGCTTTACACGCGCTTTAAAAGTATGTTAACATTTGGCGTTCAACgaaattacataaatattatacaatttttaaatcattcaACTTAGGATGATGCAGCTCCTTTGGTTTCCGTATCGGTTGTCctctaattaaaattgttccTTTAAAAGCATGAGGTTTGTGGACTGTTGAGTTGAGTTCTGTGATCGACTTGTGAGCTAATTTCCTGCTATGAAACCACAAAAAGttcttataaataatacacAATCTTTGGTGTGGCTTAGAAGTTGTTTTGTGGACTAGTGACTAGCGTTTCTTTCTCCTCTTAAATCCTCGGTTCCTCATAGGCGGGGATAATTGAGCTTGACATATCGGGGGTGTTTCAGGGGGTTTGCCAAAACGGGCAGAATCTTTGGTGAGAAGAAGGTTTTCGCAATAGACTTTGCGGCACTATAGTGGAGGGTATTCTCTCGCCTAGTTATTAACACTCTAAAATGTTTAGTATGA
Above is a genomic segment from Drosophila kikkawai strain 14028-0561.14 chromosome 3R, DkikHiC1v2, whole genome shotgun sequence containing:
- the LOC108085429 gene encoding uncharacterized protein — protein: MDKNQKSDERFDQSISSSSRRVMWKLSEEEEEEIYDSVVTYRRSPGQSIHVSSTQPAKKLIFKEAALKSNQPSSDTSMQEVKEPTCPTKQTDRDAESEEDEDEMDNRLSVKPSLGLRYRPSYESLKYKRSKDLGSDRIPSTSRCSMSRKVISDLKLETFSLPPQQSCVVRGEAPKFAQGLRVDNDSDSCCSGELEVPKNSAMLDMDSNPPQQQGVRGELVSVHISAPTISPLSEAMRRDGASPIKRRSTTGKKGSSPAAAECKKCPSTNSGSTGPHLPNFRQRQQELHRYRVLVEQRRLDLLELKIAREREDALHSTILFHKKMQIKECKIKAYEDNDCSDV
- the ouib gene encoding transcription factor Ouib gives rise to the protein MHFAFQLVELNEADKMLGVCCRLCGRQRICDKSKNLFTEENRKLLRHLDLITGLKLEVLPNAPESMCLCCQSDLRSAMAFRKLCIKVQKRWKPSDEESSTWPDSDNEIEMEPECLQLSTYGESDDDIRVPQKTFQILIEEDSTDNYLICDSAAEEEQMFSLNPTVVEAPPPATSQRKGHRSRIKSKPADQVYICEMCGSHATSKPVFERHMRKHSGERPFGCEECAARFLSAAELRAHRRVHTKEQPFACRFCERKYVSYMGRLKHERIHTNERPFVCAECGQTFTNAYILKNHMLIHSGERRFQCDLCDRSFQRKTHMQTHFQSRLHQRKAREDQKRKDGIISQKL
- the ranshi gene encoding transcription factor Ouib, whose protein sequence is MQPKLCRACGKSTNVEKSINMFEEHNQSILEHLTLLTGVSFENCTVLPNLLCVCCQIRTSQAISFRERCLEVQRELLESLNDEDLLKIPDDYRRIFEPEDHSLQSQISLLIEEVEDGDGSECEADLKEFPSELELPIKSESREDEENNDINNEKYSDMSESDKEKEEELVPTPMSANTRGRRRKPLQTNGIFVCEECGKHIKGEKSFTLHCNRHRGVKNYACELCKDSFLTTSELRRHIRKHTGEKPFGCRHCFRCFSDFSSRLKHERTHTNTRPFVCKECGHAFYTAYVLKNHMLIHTGERAFRCDSCNKSFSRDIHLTTHYRSKAHKLKAREENKLLSAEESK
- the M1BP gene encoding transcription factor Ouib; the encoded protein is MSKSALKHLKSTCRVCGKYASNKRSPKIFERTNTKTIDCIEAITGLRLENYGCLPDQICECCSMELASAIKLRERCIAAQRELLMGLTEEQRQGISPFYRAAVMGEALEDTIKKSQPPDDDELMQTYQEIVVEEPKQEIEDTKIVYDDNVFYEVAQGTGEDDENSLIEEAEYDSIIAEDEDHQVEVDDEAAELIVGDGDAAESYVYDSDDEVAVLDNVLDDEYEHENIVVKKCSLPPKPKVRGDDPRRRGTGGVYICEQCGNHIKGRMAFELHCRRHRGDKQFGCELCQSRFCTTSELKRHMRKHTGERPFACQYCGRCFTDYTTRVKHERTHTNERPYVCGTCGKAFTTGYILKNHMLIHSGERAYRCELCDKSFMLPTHLSTHFRSGVHKRHMEKAEMKQVLEQDQKRELKEEEEDSLHI
- the LOC108085456 gene encoding transcription factor Ouib, with product MLQNVCRVCASSTDNSNSLKLFTSSSRKALQQINLLTGVLLQCEPDLPDWMCQSCQSDLESAIAFRERCLSSQKIFEKSASCGHRRRRSARSQKRRQECPDPQTPASPLQVMIKLESLSNGDEEEDNNDDGVDHLDSCNEADMEQAIKEMISSEEEEDEEEPSSPARVKRARRRGPPKKSEKSEKRPKVPLTVFFCDQCGNNITGKSSFDRHLRKHSGIRPFQCELCPARFLSSGELKGHQVMHTGDRKFPCRYCDRTYVNYSGRLRHERTHTNERPFVCATCGKAFTNSYILKNHMLIHTGERLFRCELCQRSFARPTHLKTHYRSNAHKHNVEKSKIEPSQSEQGKSVSGEADIEPEAIAFTIEVPLPVDQEQQDATLDLAALATTPLVYSTN
- the nom gene encoding transcription factor Ouib, whose protein sequence is MLINVCRVCGKSTLCPKALDLFKVDNQKILRRFYVITGIRLQPIPGAPDMVCFCCQTDLDSAILFRKHCILEQKKWVPLKKETEAEEENLKAEVENLKAEEALKADQEEKEEDTATTPKRPGRRRGPVEPLHTVDIVVQLPESSVVEESTGGANDVETEQLAEIPQNEEGERDPEYSIPSKLQVHKCATCGIVKKNKASIVRHEYTHKGEKPFPCKECPKRFLSGNELRAHNLSHHTQEPPFPCRYCDRRYFSVVGRKKHERIHTNERPFVCDQCGKAFTRPCVLRAHMQTHTGHRMFRCDICDRSFTLKKHLVTHYISNTHKRNAEMAEAEPPEEDTFEADLMNSDNFPDNFNFSTQEDLEQAQIDLLCVDANISSVSL